A stretch of Lactuca sativa cultivar Salinas chromosome 6, Lsat_Salinas_v11, whole genome shotgun sequence DNA encodes these proteins:
- the LOC111891436 gene encoding uncharacterized protein LOC111891436, producing MAVRQKAVATLPTLMRALRKESPSLPQRLPSLRRAFSLYDQINLIDNVPEDQLRFQGYTDSGFTVNGVQYEGSLLCVGNLMLSWSPKKMSDITTNSLSIFQVVRPIPEILIIGTGRYIQPVDPEIRKFIRSTGMKLEAVDSRNASSTYNILNEEGRIVAAALLPYGVSD from the exons ATGGCGGTGCGACAGAAGGCGGTGGCGACGCTGCCAACGCTGATGAGAGCATTAAGGAAGGAATCTCCGTCACTTCCCCAGAGACTTCCTTCATTGAGACGAGCTTTCTCTCTATACGATCAAATCAATCTCATCGACAACGTCCCTGAAGATCAATTGCGATTTCAAGG GTATACTGATTCTGGATTCACTGTTAATGGAGTACAATATGAAGGCAGTTTGCTCTGTGTAGGTAACTTGATGTTGTCTTGGAGTCCAAAGAAAATGTCTGATATAACTACAAACAG CCTATCCATCTTCCAAGTAGTGAGACCCATACCTG AAATTTTGATAATTGGCACTGGAAGATATATCCAGCCTGTAGATCCTGAGATACGAAAGTTCATTCGATCTACAGGCATGAAGTTAGAGGCTGTTGACTCT AGGAATGCTTCATCTACATATAACATACTAAATGAGGAAGGAAGGATTGTAGCTGCTGCACTTCTTCCATATGGAGTTTCTGATTAG
- the LOC111891435 gene encoding S-adenosylmethionine carrier 1, chloroplastic/mitochondrial: MSVNPKIESQDTLKHKISISKDAPKHHVASINTKEDNPFNFVRVLLEGAVAGAAAGVVVESALYPLDTIKTRLQAVRGGGQIILKGLYSGLAGNLAGVLPASAIFIGVYEPTKQKLLKICPENLSALAHLTAGAVGGAASSIIRVPTEVVKQRMQTGHFASAPDAVRLIVAKEGFKGLFAGYSSFLLRDLPFDAIQFCIYEQLRIGYKLAAKRNLSDPENAVIGAFAGAITGAVTTPLDVIKTRLMVQGSGNQYKSISHCVSTILKEEGPSAFLKGMGPRVLWIGIGGSIFFGVLEKTKQLLAERRPTDSNKLD, from the exons ATGTCTGTGAATCCTAAGATAGAGTCACAAG ACACATTAAAACACAAAATATCCATCTCTAAAGATGCCCCAAAACACCATGTTGCATCAATCAACACAAAAGAAGACAACCCCTTCAATTTTGTTCGAGTTTTATTAG AGGGTGCTGTTGCTGGAGCTGCTGCAGGAGTTGTAGTCGAATCTGCTTTATATCCACTCGACACCATTAAAACTCGCCTTCAAGCAG TTCGTGGTGGAGGCCAAATTATCTTGAAGGGCTTGTACTCTGGTTTGGCTGGAAATCTTGCAGGCGTCTTacc TGCATCAGCAATATTTATTGGTGTATATGAACCTACAAAGCAGAAATTACTGAAAATCTGCCCTGAAAATCTTAGTGCTTTGGCTCATTTG ACTGCAGGTGCTGTTGGTGGAGCTGCTTCTTCTATTATACGTGTGCCAACAGAG GTTGTTAAGCAAAGAATGCAGACTGGCCATTTTGCTTCAGCACCTGATGCTGTTCGTCTTATTGTCGCTAAAGAGGGGTTTAAAGGTCTTTTTGCG GGGTATAGTTCGTTTCTTTTGCGAGACTTGCCTTTTGATGCGATCCAGTTTTGCATATATGAGCAGCTTCGAATTGGTTATAAATTAGCA GCAAAAAGAAATCTTAGCGATCCTGAGAACGCTGTAATTGGTGCTTTTGCAG GTGCAATCACAGGAGCTGTAACAACACCTCTTGATGTAATAAAGACTAGATTAATGGTTCAG GGATCAGGTAACCAATACAAAAGTATCTCCCACTGTGTGAGCACTATTTTAAAGGAAGAAGGACCATCTGCATTTCTGAAG GGGATGGGGCCAAGGGTGTTGTGGATAGGTATTGGAGGCTCCATTTTCTTTGGTGTTCTTGAAAAAACAAAGCAGCTACTTGCAGAAAGGCGCCCCACAGACTCTAACAAGTTGGATTAA